Genomic DNA from Brassica rapa cultivar Chiifu-401-42 chromosome A04, CAAS_Brap_v3.01, whole genome shotgun sequence:
TGCTCATCATTATCTCCATGACCATGCTCATGATCATGCACGCCATGATTATGACTATGACTATGACTATGACTATGATCATGTCCAAGCACAACAATCATTATGATGTTAACAACTAAACCAAAAGCAGCAACAAGAACCATAAAGAAACCATCAACATCATCATTAGTCTGTTGAATGAGTCTAGTTATGGCTTCATAGACCAAGATCCCAGTGAGTAACCAAATGAGCTGGATTGAGACAAGAGCACCCAAAATCTCAATCCTGAAGAACCCGTAACTCTGCCTCGGATTGGCTTCCCAAGAAGAAGCCCACAAGGAGAGCATTGAGATAGAAAAAGCAGCAACATCAGTGAGCAAATGAGCTGCATCGGTTAGTATAGCCAAACTATTTGCCTTGATGCCACCAACAACTTCAGTGCTCATGAACAAAATACATAACACCACAACGAAACAAAGCTTTCGCATCGAAGCAGAACGTTCCTTAGCATCATCACTTAAAGAAGTTGAAAGTCCACAAGCAGTTTCTACACAACTATACTTCTTGTTGAACCCATCTGCCAAAAACAAATGTGAGGTCTAGAGCTTGAACGAATGGACTATACGAATACAATAGAGCATATATTTTGTTACCTTGTAGAAACTCAATTCAAGAGTGATGTTTAGAGTTTGAGACATGAAGGAGTTTATAAACGTTGGAATAACAGAGAAAAAGCTATGACATGCATTCCATAACTAGACAAGGATTCAAGAAAAGagagtttatatatttttagtaattaattAGAACCCAAGAATTAATGATAATGACAACATACAGATACTATTAAGAGTGTAACAAACTTAAAGTATATCtctcattaattaataaatgtacatgagagtatatatatacaagtatGATTAGTGATCTGTACATGTGTATTATGTACACCTATCTATATCAAATACACCCTCCCTCAAGCCTTGAAACTCAAGTAGGATCTGGAGTAAAAAGGCTTGACACAGACATTCTGTTCAAGAGGAAATGAAAGGGACCAGGATGCAGAGCTTTCGTGAGGATATCAGCatgtcactacaagaaaacgtatctttaccgaggaagtttaacgaggaaaaataatcctcgtaaaaaaacgttgattttgcgaggaaagtacgttgagaaagaaaagcatcgttatttcgtcgtaaggtaacgacaaaaaatattcgtcgtaaagacgatgtaaattgacgtggcttttacgaggaaatagtttttcctcgtaaaagccacgtaaatttcgcgagtgctttacgacgaaatattttacgtgtacttaacgaggaaattttgaatccaccaacttggtaggtggctcacgttttttttttggccatacaattaattttcgtcgtaatttcatagtaaaattacaactaccagattcgaaattttctataaatatggatgttggaacatcattttaaacacaccaacaacaaaaaacgtgaaagaaaaaaaaatggctggctctgggactatttacgagttgcggaattggatgtatatgcatagagatgctaacgggagagtgacgaaagaataccttgcggggctggagacatttatgcaccaagcagattcaacaccgctcgcccaagaaagtggtaagatgttctgtccttgtcggaaatgcaacaattcgaaattggcaaaccgtgaaaatgtttggaagcatttaataaatagaggtttcacgccaaattactatatctggtttcaacatggggaaggttataattatgatcagaatgaagctagtagtagtaatagcaattttcaggaagaaccggttaatcatcatttgcataatgaacatagttaccatcaggaggagatggtagattatgatagggttcatgatatggtagctgatgcattcgtagctcatgatgaagatgaagaacctaatatagatgcaaaaaagttttacggaatgttaaacgcggcgaatcaaccactttacagtggttgtagagaaggtctctctaaattgtcgttggctgcaagaatgatgaatattaaaactgatcacaatctacctgaaagttgcatgaacgaatgggcggacttgtttaaagagtatttgtcggaagacaatgtgtctgctgattcttattatgagattcagaaattagtttatagtcttgggttgccttcggagatgatagatgtctgcatcgacaactgcatgatctattggggagatgatgagaagctagaagtatgtcgattctgcaagaagccacgattcaagccgcaaggacggggacgtaatagggtaccgtaccaaaggatgtggtacctaccaattacagacagattgaaaagattgtatcaatcagagcagactgctgcaaagatgagatggcatgccgagcatactcagacggatggtgagatgactcatccatcagatgcaagagcctggaaacatttcaacaaagtacatccggattttgctagcaatagccggaatgtgtatctcggattatgcacagatggatttagtccgttcggaatgtcagggagacaatattcattgtggccagtctttcttacgccatacaacctgccaccggagatgtgcatgcaacgggagttgctattcttgacgatattgatacctggtccgaaccatccaaaaaggtccctggatgttttcctacaaccactgataaaagagttgaaggatttgtggtcaacaggggtgaggacgtatgactgttcaacgaagacgaattttacgatgcgagctatgcttttgtggaccataagtgactttcctgcatatgggatgttgtctggatggactacacatgggagattagcttgtccatattgtaatggaacgacagatgcgtttcaactgaagaatggtaggaagacaagttggtttgattgtcatcgtcgatttcttcccattggccatccttaccgaagaaacaagaattttttaggcacaaaagggttgtgagagacacttctccaccatatctaactggagaacaaattgaagcacaaatcgactactacggagctaacgaaacagttcgttggggtggtaattggcatgtccctcgtaatatgcctgattcttacggtgttcatcacaactggcacaagaagagtatattttgggagttgccatattggaaggatcttcttctgcgccacaacctcgatgtgatgcatatagagaagaatttctttgagaacatcatgaatacaatattgaatgtcccagggaagacaaaagacaacataaaatcgaggttggacttgccggatatttgctcaagaagcgagttacatattaaaagcaatggacaagttcccgttccgatattcagactgtcttcagaaaaaaagtcggtgttgttcaactgggtggcatcagaagtgaagttccccgatgggtatgtttcaaatctctctagatgtgttgaaaagggtcaaaagttctctgggatgaagagtcatgattgtcatgtctttatgcaacgactactgccctttgcatttgcggagctacttccaacaaacgtacatgaagcacttgcaggttcgtagtgttttatatcacaataattttataacggtctagtttgcaaaataatatacgactaacaatgtgtttaattgtttttggaatataaaaggcattggagcatttttcagggatctgagcacacgcactcttaaagaagaagttgtagaacagcttcaggagaacattcccatcttattgtgcaacttggagaagatatttcctcctggattttttgacgtcatggagcatctagctgtccacctcccatatgaagcattgcttcgtggacctgtacattacggatggatgtatcagtatgagcgagccatgaaatatttgaagggaaaagcaaagaacctcgccaaagttgaaggttctataattgctggaagtttgacggaagaagtttctcacttcacatcgtactactttgcgtcaaaagtacgtacccgtagaagagctccaagaagatatgatgatggtggagttgcgccaacatatgcagttgctggtgttccagacatctttagccagattggacgactcggtgggaagtctaaagaggtttggtggtcgagtgaacaagacgctcatagtgcacacacctatattctactcaattgcgaggatccattgatgcgttattttgaaaggtaacatatatggacacttcaaaacacatataattaattatataattgcaagagattcattcctatgaaatgtgattaattttacagcctatttgtttctcaagtcgaagaaacatttcctggtatatccacaagtgacgtagacaaaaggaaagatcagcacttcattaagtggttgcggaatcaggtattataactcaaactattttttcatacatgatttgtattttaatgttctctttatttttgcaggttgattatgacgacgatgcagattatcctaagtggttacacgaagtaattcaatctccacttgtaaaggtcaccacatcacagatgtatttcacacgaggctacacttttcacacatatgagtatggtagacagcgggcgaccagtaactatggaatatgtgtgaaaggggaaacagatttctacgggatcttgacggagattattgaagtcgaatttccagggatactgaagctgaaatgcgtcatcttcaaatgtgaatggttcgaccccgtcgtcaacagaggtgttcggtctaacaaatttggtgtagttgatgtcaacggtggacgtcggtacaacaaattcgagcctttcatcttagcttcacaagcagaccaagttagcttccttccataccctcggatgagagattcgggtataaattggttagcagtgatcaaagttacacctcgaggacgaatcatcagtggagaagaaccaccattgcaagaagaacagataaatgaagtcgaggaacctgaacaagaagttgatgacatccttctcattgatccgcataatcacgaatacgaagatcttaccgatgatgccacagacgaagctgtagaagacgagtttaatgaaaatgatgatatttctagtgatgacgagaatgtcgatgtatccgattgatgtatttgattttgtgtagtttgttttatgaataaggtaatgtgagagtttgttttatgaataaggtaatgtgggagtttgttttatgaataagaaattgtgggagtttgttttataaataagtaaatgtgggagttgtggtttggaatgaaaataaagatggggtttggaatatatgaagtagaagataaggaatatggggttttggggtttggggtttcggattttagggatttaaacgtactgctcgttaattcctcgtaatctgaggtcgaatgtacgacgtaatcctcgtttattccacgtaggacagaatcgtcgtaaagacctcgtaaggtaaattgacgtaaataccacgtaaagtaaatgacgaaggagacactcgtttattccacgtaggacagaatcgtcgtaaagacctcgtaaggtaaattgacgtaaataccacgtaaagtaaatgacgaaggaggcactctttaattccacgtaggatgatttcgtcgtaaacacctcgtaaggccacgaggactttacgacgaaattaaaaaagcg
This window encodes:
- the LOC103848311 gene encoding metal tolerance protein A1-like translates to MRKLCFVVVLCILFMSTEVVGGIKANSLAILTDAAHLLTDVAAFSISMLSLWASSWEANPRQSYGFFRIEILGALVSIQLIWLLTGILVYEAITRLIQQTNDDVDGFFMVLVAAFGLVVNIIMIVVLGHDHSHSHSHSHNHGVHDHEHGHGDNDEQLLEKPKVRRNINVQGAYLHVLGDLIQSIGVMIGGGMIWYNPK